In the Brevinematia bacterium genome, GATTAGAGACCTCCTGTCTACCAAATTCTTACTGATTATCGGGTTTCTACTATCCCTGATACTAGCTATAGTCCTATTCTACTACAATGGCTGGAAAGTGTTAGGTCCTATCTCTCCTCAGCAAGCTTGGATTATCACAATTGCACCTTTTGTGCCTATGATCTTTGCCGGCTTAGCAGGGTATCTCTATCCAGATAACAAAGAAGATAGATGGGTCAGAGATTTACTCCAGACTTCGTTTTGGGGAATTTTACTTTTCATGCTCCCCATTGTTGTGTTTTACGGATATCTTTGGATAAGAAGCATAGCAATATACAGCATGCCCGAAGCTGAAATAAGAGTACTGACATGGGGAGAGATAAAAAGCCTGGATGTGTTATGGACACACATCTTAAGAAAGCAATATGGTGGGCTTAGTGGAACACCTCTTTACTACAACCTTATGATGCTCTGGGATCTCGTAAAAATACATTTACAACAATTCCACATCGCATTGTATTTGCTTATCATACCCGGCCTAATAGGACTATTCAAAAAAGATATCAACTTTAGTTTCTCCTTGCTCTTTATATGGCTTACATTCCTAGTGCTCTTTGCGCTCTTTGTTCAAGGAGAACCAGTTGAAAGAATGAGAGCATTCTGGAGTGTATTTTTATTACAATCATACTTCATAGTTGGGATATTTGTTTCCCAAGGAATGCAAACAACAATGGACTGGGGTGAAAGAATTATCCCTATCGCCAGAAAATCTTGAAGGTAGCAGAAAGTTCTTTTACTATATTCTAGTAGATTTGGAGGAATAGATGAAAATCACAAGATTAGCTATCATCATCATGCTCATAGTAGTAGTATGCGCTTGGGCTCAAACGAAAAAAGAGTCTTCCGAAAAACCTCTAGTATCTACCAAAGAGGAGCAAAAGCAGGAACCCGAAGATGTGATCTTTTCCTTCGGACCTGAGGATGTAGACCTACTGATAGACTTGACTTACTCAGATAACTACAAAATCGCCCAAAAAGCTGTATACAGGCTAGGACAATTAAAACTTAAAAAAGCATTTGATAGACTTATATCCATATTCCTATTCTCAGGTTCCTCTGTTGAAAAAGGATTTGATGAGGTCATTTTAGCCTCAATTTGGGCACTGGGAGAACTAGGAGACAAGAGAGCACTAGAACCTTTGGTGGACAACTACGACAGGTTTAAGTCTATTCCCTACAGAATAGAGATAATAAGGGCAATAGGTAAACTTGGAAAAGGATCTGAAAAAGCTTTCATCTTCCTTGACAGAGT is a window encoding:
- a CDS encoding DUF2723 domain-containing protein; the encoded protein is MIKNINPFISESFYQNYQFYSYRLRDLFIGLGVFILVFINYVISLTPSVAAGDHGELATTTYSFGAPHPSGYPLFAILGKFFSYLPFGNVAYRINLMSAFAGSATAFVFFLFALKILGITRKPDIVRNINGIDLRIYLPAILGSLAIGFSNLLWDQSIIGEVYSLHSLLNGLVLIAFMLWYEDVVFNYYHTKEPYIGSRYLILLFFAMGLSLTDHHLSAGYIIPISILIVLIVFSALWGKVTFKIRDLLSTKFLLIIGFLLSLILAIVLFYYNGWKVLGPISPQQAWIITIAPFVPMIFAGLAGYLYPDNKEDRWVRDLLQTSFWGILLFMLPIVVFYGYLWIRSIAIYSMPEAEIRVLTWGEIKSLDVLWTHILRKQYGGLSGTPLYYNLMMLWDLVKIHLQQFHIALYLLIIPGLIGLFKKDINFSFSLLFIWLTFLVLFALFVQGEPVERMRAFWSVFLLQSYFIVGIFVSQGMQTTMDWGERIIPIARKS